Sequence from the Streptomyces sp. NBC_00358 genome:
CCGGGCACTCGCGGGCGCACAGCATGCAGACCGTGCAGTTCTCCTCGAAGAGGGCGATGACTCCGCGGGTGCGGGGCGGGAGTTCGGGCTGGACGTCCGGGTACTGCGCGGTGACGGTCTTCTTCGTCATCGTGCGGAGGGTGACGGCCAGGCCCTTGGCGAGGCCGGAGCCAGGAATGGGGGCCATGGTTACGCGATCACCACCTTGACGATGCCGGTGAGGGCGATCTGGGCGAGGGAGAGGGGGACGAGGAGGGTCCAGGAGAGTCTCTGGAGCTGGTCCTCGCGCAGGCGGGGATAGGTGACACGGAGCCAGATGACGACGAAGGCGAGGATCGCGCTCTTCAGGAGGGTCCAGACCCAGCCGAGGCCGTCGGCGCCCCAGGGGCCGTGCCAGCCGCCCAGGAAGAGGACGGTGGTCAGACCGCACAGGACGACGATTCCGGCGTACTCGGCGAGCAGGAACAGGGCGAAACGCAGTCCCGTGTACTCGGTGTACGCGCCGAAGATGATCTCGGAGTCGGCGACGGGCATGTCGAAGGGGGGCCGTTGGAGTTCGGCGAGGCCGGCGGTGAAGAACACGACGGCGCCGACGATCTGCCAGGGCAGCCACCACCACTGGAAGGCGTCCACGATGCCCGGGAGCGAGACCGTTCCGGCGGCCATCGCGACCGAGGCCGCGGTCAGGAGCATCGGGAGCTCGTACGCGAGGAGTTGGGCTGCGGTGCGCAGGCCTCCGAGGAGGGAGAACTTGTTGGCCGACGCCCAGCCCGCCATGAGCGAGCCGAGGACGCCCACGCCCATGACGGCGAGGACGAAGAAGATGCCCGCGTCGACGACCTCGCCGACCGCGCCCTCACCCGGGCCGATCGGGATGACAAGGAGCACGAGGAGATAAGGGAGGAGCGCCACGGCGGGGGCGAGCTGGAAGATGCGCCGGTCCGCGCCCGTGGGGACGATGTCTTCCTTCTGGGCGAACTTGACGCCGTCCGCGACGAGTTGGGCCCAGCCGTGGAAGCCGCCCGCGTACATCGGGCCGAGCCGGCCCTGCATGTGGGCCATCACCTTGTGCTCGGTCTGACCGACGATCAGGGGGAATGTCAGGAACACGACGAAGACGACGAGGAGGCGGAGGGCGACGTCGAGAGCGTCGTTCACTGCGTACCTCCGGAGGGGTCGTCGGGCGCGGGGGCGGTGTTCGGGTCGGGCGGGGAGTCCGGGTCGGGAGTGGGGTCGGACTCCGGGGCTGCGGACTCCGTGTCGGCGCCGGACTTCGAGTCGCCGCCGGACTTCGCCCTCGCCTCTCGGTCCGGCTCCGACTCCGACTCCGACTCCGGCTCCGGCTCCGGCTCCGGCTCGTCGAA
This genomic interval carries:
- a CDS encoding complex I subunit 1/NuoH family protein yields the protein MNDALDVALRLLVVFVVFLTFPLIVGQTEHKVMAHMQGRLGPMYAGGFHGWAQLVADGVKFAQKEDIVPTGADRRIFQLAPAVALLPYLLVLLVIPIGPGEGAVGEVVDAGIFFVLAVMGVGVLGSLMAGWASANKFSLLGGLRTAAQLLAYELPMLLTAASVAMAAGTVSLPGIVDAFQWWWLPWQIVGAVVFFTAGLAELQRPPFDMPVADSEIIFGAYTEYTGLRFALFLLAEYAGIVVLCGLTTVLFLGGWHGPWGADGLGWVWTLLKSAILAFVVIWLRVTYPRLREDQLQRLSWTLLVPLSLAQIALTGIVKVVIA